CCGAAGATGGTCAGCTGTTCTACCGCCACTGCCGCCAGGTCCTCGATGGCCTGGATGAAGCCGAGCGGGCGGTGTCATCACTGAAAAACGAGCCCCGTGGGCTTATTCGTATGATGGCGCCGGTGACCTACGGCGAGCAATATGTGATGCCCATAGTGCTGGAATATATGCAGCAATTTCCCCAGGTGGAAGTGCAGTGTGAGCTGACCAATCAGCAGCTCGATTTGGTGCAGGGCGGCTTTGATTTGGCGATTCGCCTCGGAGTGCTGCCGGATTCCTCCATGATGGCGCGAAAACTGGCCGAGCGGGTGCAGTATCTGGTGGCATCGCCGGATTATGTCAGCCGCCATGGGGCGCCCCATTCGCTGTCGGAGCTCAGCCGTCACCAGTGTTTGCTGGGCAGCCTGCCATTCTGGCGTTTTCAGGAAGAGGGCAAGCTTCGCAGCCTGAAAGTGAAAGGGCGCCTCAGTTGCAGCAGCGGCAATACCTTGCTGGCGGCGGCGTTGGCGGGCATGGGGATAGCACAACTCCCCGGTTATTATGTGGATGAAGCCATTCGAGATGGGCGCTTGCTGGTGCTGCTGAAGCCATTTCAGGAACCCAAAGAGGGAATTTGGGGCCTGTATCCCCATAATCGGCAGCTGTCGCCCAAGATTGGCCATCTGATGAATATGCTGGCCGACAAGCTGCCCAAAGCCTGATGTGTGAGTTGGCGCCCCAATCCAACTCGTTTCAACTTGTTGAAAATGGCGGAACAACCTAATGTGATTCAGGCGAGGCGTTTCGCTGGAATGGATCGCTACAGTACGACTTCAATAAAGGGAATTGCGATGAAGAATTTTACTGCCGGCTTGAATAATTTCTGGGTTGGGTTGGTTACCGGCATGCTGATGCCTGTGATTGTGGTGGCCTCGCTTCTATACCTGACCGTGGATAAGCTGACCGGGGTGGTGCAGGACTCGGCCATTTCGCCTTTTCTTGAGCGCAGCGAGCAGACCCTGGATAAGGTAGACGGTCTGCTGGTGACCCTGGATGACAAGGTCGACAGCGCCATCCTGAAGGATATTGAGCTGCTTACACCGCTGAAAAACGCCAATATTTTGCCTGAGCTGCAGGAGATTGCCGGCGCCGCCGCTGAGCTTAAAACCAAGGTGAGTGACATAGACAAAGAAGCTGTGCTTGCCGCCCTGCGTCAGAAGCTGGAAACCTCGCTGGCGGGCAAGTTCCCCGAAGAAAAAGCCAAGGCGCTTGCCGCCAATCTGGAAAACATTGTGCGGGTGCTGGCGCAGCGGAGTGACAATCTTCAAAACATCACAGATCCTCAAAAAATAAGTGAGTCACTGCCAAATGGCCTGCAATCTCCGGGCAATTGATTAGCCTGTACCGACTCTCTTCAAGCCTTGTTAAATGAAGACTTGCCGGCAATCTCAGCTATCACAAAGTCGATAAAGTGGGTCACCAGCGCCGATTCGGTCCGGCGCTGGGTGTAAAGCGCATAGAAGCTCGCGCCCTTGGGGCGAAAGTCCGGCAAGACTTCAACCACAGTGCCAGCCAGCAGCTCATCGGCCACCAGATAACGGGGCAGGATGGCGATGCCAAAGCCCTGCTGCATGGCGGCATAAATCGCCTGCTTGTGGCTGAAGGCAAGCTCGCCCGCGACGTCTATATGCAGCTCTTTTCCCTTATCCATCAAGGTCCAGCGCTCGTGGCTTGAATAATCAGTGCAGCGGGTGATAAGGCTGTGCTGATGTAATTCTTCCGGCCTGTTGAGGGCTGATTTGCCATCCATATAGGCCTTGCTGGCGCAAAGCACCATCTCATCTTTGGCAATAAAGCGGGCAAGATAGGGCTCGCGGCTAAGCTCGGTGCTGCGAAACGCCACATGAATATTGTCCCGCAGTAAATCTGAGGTGCGATTACTGAAGTCGGTGACCAGCCGCACCGATGGGTGCAATTGCCTGAACTTAAGCAGCAAAGGCGTAAGTATTACTTCGCCCCACATCATGGGGGCGGTTATTCTGAGCTCGCCGCTCAGGCACTCACGGCGGTTTTGCAGCCCATCAAGCAGCTGTTCGTGCAGGGCAAGCATCTGGTCTGCCTGGCGGTAGGTAAGCTCTCCTGCATCGGTCAGCTGTACCCGACGGGTGGTGCGGTTAAGCAGCACAGTGCCGAGGCTTTGTTCAAGATAGCGTAAATCTTTCGAGGCCTTGCTTGGGGTAATGCCCAAATGCGCCGCAGCCCGGGAAAATGAGCCAAAGCGCACAATGCAGACCAGCAGTCGCATTAAATACAAGGTATCCAGCTTGTGTTGGCTCATGCTTCTATCCTCGCGATTGCGCTGCCCGTTGCGCTTCTATTATTTCAGCTTCAATCCGTTCGCTGATTGTGTCTTTCTGGGCATTAATATCTTTCCTAAAGGATAGATTATATCTTTTCTGTCTTGAGTTATCGTGGTGCCATTGTGATTGATGAGTTGGAGAGACAAATGCGTCAGGCATTAAACAGCGGGTTTGAGTTTGCCCGGGCGGGTGTGCGGCTAAAGAATCGTGCCGTGCTGGCACCGCTGACCCATAACATGAGCGATG
The window above is part of the Shewanella litorisediminis genome. Proteins encoded here:
- a CDS encoding LysR substrate-binding domain-containing protein, coding for MMRWEGICEFVAVAEAQSFTTAAGRLGISTAQVSRQVRELEERLGSKLLYRTTRKVSLTEDGQLFYRHCRQVLDGLDEAERAVSSLKNEPRGLIRMMAPVTYGEQYVMPIVLEYMQQFPQVEVQCELTNQQLDLVQGGFDLAIRLGVLPDSSMMARKLAERVQYLVASPDYVSRHGAPHSLSELSRHQCLLGSLPFWRFQEEGKLRSLKVKGRLSCSSGNTLLAAALAGMGIAQLPGYYVDEAIRDGRLLVLLKPFQEPKEGIWGLYPHNRQLSPKIGHLMNMLADKLPKA
- a CDS encoding LysR family transcriptional regulator gives rise to the protein MSQHKLDTLYLMRLLVCIVRFGSFSRAAAHLGITPSKASKDLRYLEQSLGTVLLNRTTRRVQLTDAGELTYRQADQMLALHEQLLDGLQNRRECLSGELRITAPMMWGEVILTPLLLKFRQLHPSVRLVTDFSNRTSDLLRDNIHVAFRSTELSREPYLARFIAKDEMVLCASKAYMDGKSALNRPEELHQHSLITRCTDYSSHERWTLMDKGKELHIDVAGELAFSHKQAIYAAMQQGFGIAILPRYLVADELLAGTVVEVLPDFRPKGASFYALYTQRRTESALVTHFIDFVIAEIAGKSSFNKA